One Homo sapiens chromosome 3, GRCh38.p14 Primary Assembly genomic window carries:
- the INKA1 gene encoding PAK4-inhibitor INKA1 isoform 2 (isoform 2 is encoded by transcript variant 2) produces the protein MPGPLQPTSQTGPDVQPSHQLRASGALEEDSVCCVEEEEEEEEEAVVTEDRDAALGGPREHALDWDSGFSEVSGSTWREEELPVSQRPAPSAQPLRRQCLSVSGLPMPSRAPVASVPPVHHPRPKSTPDACLEHWQGLEAEDWTAALLNRGRSRQPLVLGDNCFADLVHNWMELPETGSEGGDGGGHRARARPPQFLLGLSEQLRRRLARARRTAMAGKRLSCPPRPEPELPADVSRFAALMSCRSRQPIICNDVSYL, from the coding sequence ATGCCTGGTCCCCTGCAGCCAACCTCCCAAACTGGCCCAGATGTGCAGCCCAGCCACCAGCTTAGGGCCTCGGGTGCCTTGGAAGAGGACTCAGTCTGCtgtgtggaggaggaggaagaggaggaggaggaagcagtggTGACAGAAGACAGGGATGCAGCCTTGGGAGGCCCCAGGGAGCATGCCCTGGACTGGGACTCTGGCTTCTCGGAGGTGTCAGGCAGCACATGGCGAGAGGAAGAACTGCCTGTATCCCAGCGCCCAGCACCCTCAGCACAGCCCCTTCGTAGGCAGTGCCTCTCAGTCAGTGGCCTCCCCATGCCCAGCAGGGCCCCTGTAGCCAGTGTACCACCTGTCCACCATCCACGGCCCAAGTCCACCCCAGACGCCTGCCTGGAGCACTGGCAGGGACTGGAAGCAGAGGACTGGACAGCAGCCCTACTGAACAGGGGTCGCAGTCGCCAGCCCCTGGTACTAGGGGACAATTGCTTTGCTGACTTGGTGCACAACTGGATGGAGCTGCCTGAGACAGGGAGTGAAGGGGGTGACGGAGGTGGGCACCGTGCCCGTGCTCGGCCCCCTCAGTTCctgcttggcctctctgagcagctTCGGCGCCGGCTGGCCAGGGCTCGGCGGACAGCTATGGCAGGAAAGCGGCTGTCATGCCCACCTCGCCCAGAACCTGAACTGCCTGCGGATGTCTCACGCTTTGCAGCTCTCATGAGCTGTCGTAGCCGCCAGCCCATCATCTGCAATGATGTCAGCTACCTCTga
- the UBA7 gene encoding ubiquitin-like modifier-activating enzyme 7 — protein MDALDASKLLDEELYSRQLYVLGSPAMQRIQGARVLVSGLQGLGAEVAKNLVLMGVGSLTLHDPHPTCWSDLAAQFLLSEQDLERSRAEASQELLAQLNRAVQVVVHTGDITEDLLLDFQVVVLTAAKLEEQLKVGTLCHKHGVCFLAADTRGLVGQLFCDFGEDFTVQDPTEAEPLTAAIQHISQGSPGILTLRKGANTHYFRDGDLVTFSGIEGMVELNDCDPRSIHVREDGSLEIGDTTTFSRYLRGGAITEVKRPKTVRHKSLDTALLQPHVVAQSSQEVHHAHCLHQAFCALHKFQHLHGRPPQPWDPVDAETVVGLARDLEPLKRTEEEPLEEPLDEALVRTVALSSAGVLSPMVAMLGAVAAQEVLKAISRKFMPLDQWLYFDALDCLPEDGELLPSPEDCALRGSRYDGQIAVFGAGFQEKLRRQHYLLVGAGAIGCELLKVFALVGLGAGNSGGLTVVDMDHIERSNLSRQFLFRSQDVGRPKAEVAAAAARGLNPDLQVIPLTYPLDPTTEHIYGDNFFSRVDGVAAALDSFQARRYVAARCTHYLKPLLEAGTSGTWGSATVFMPHVTEAYRAPASAAASEDAPYPVCTVRYFPSTAEHTLQWARHEFEELFRLSAETINHHQQAHTSLADMDEPQTLTLLKPVLGVLRVRPQNWQDCVAWALGHWKLCFHYGIKQLLRHFPPNKVLEDGTPFWSGPKQCPQPLEFDTNQDTHLLYVLAAANLYAQMHGLPGSQDWTALRELLKLLPQPDPQQMAPIFASNLELASASAEFGPEQQKELNKALEVWSVGPPLKPLMFEKDDDSNFHVDFVVAAASLRCQNYGIPPVNRAQSKRIVGQIIPAIATTTAAVAGLLGLELYKVVSGPRPRSAFRHSYLHLAENYLIRYMPFAPAIQTFHHLKWTSWDRLKVPAGQPERTLESLLAHLQEQHGLRVRILLHGSALLYAAGWSPEKQAQHLPLRVTELVQQLTGQAPAPGQRVLVLELSCEGDDEDTAFPPLHYEL, from the exons ATGGATGCCCTGGACGCTTCGAAGCTACTGGATGAGGAGCTGTATTCAAGACAGCT GTATGTGCTGGGCTCACCTGCCATGCAGAGGATTCAGGGAGCCAGGGTCCTGGTGTCAGGCCTGCAGGGCCTGGGGGCCGAGGTGGCCAAGAACTTGGTTCTGATGGGTGTGGGCAGCCTCACTCTGCATGATCCCCACCCCACCTGCTGGTCCGACCTGGCTGCCCAG TTTCTCCTCTCAGAGCAGGACTTGGAAAGGAGCAGAGCCGAGGCCTCTCAAGAGCTCTTGGCTCAGCTCAACAGAGCTGTCCAGGTCGTCGTGCACACGGGTGACATCACTGAGGACCTGCTGTTGGACTTCCAG GTGGTGGTGCTGACTGCTGCAAAGCTGGAGGAGCAGCTGAAGGTGGGCACCTTGTGTCATAAGCATGGAGTTTGCTTTCTGGCGGCTGACACCCGGGGCCTCGTGGG GCAGTTGTTCTGTGACTTTGGTGAGGACTTCACTGTGCAGGACCCCACAGAGGCAGAACCCCTGACAGCTGCCATCCAGCACATCTCCCAG GGCTCCCCTGGCATTCTCACTCTGAGGAAAGGGGCCAATACCCACTACTTCCGTGATGGAGACTTGGTGACTTTCTCGGGAATTGAGGGAATGGTTGAGCTCAACGACTGTGATCCCCGGTCTATCCACGTGCGGG AGGATGGGTCCCTGGAGATTGGAGACACAACAACTTTCTCTCGGTACTTGCGTGGTGGGGCTATCACTGAAGTCAAGAGACCCAAGACTGTGAGACAT AAGTCCCTGGACACAGCCCTGCTCCAGCCCCATGTGGTGGCCCAGAGCTCCCAGGAAGTTCACCATGCCCACTGCCTGCATCAGGCCTTCTGTGCACTGCACAAGTTCCAGCACCTCCATGGCCGGCCACCCCAGCCCTGGGATCCT GTTGATGCAGAGACTGTGGTGGGCCTGGCCCGGGACCTGGAACCACTGAAGCGGACAGAGGAAGAGCCACTGGAAGAGCCACTGGATGAGGCCCTAGTGCGGACAGTCGCCCTAAGCAGTGCAGGTGTCTTGAGCCCTATGGTGGCcatgctgggtgcagtagctGCCCAGGAAGTGCTGAAG GCAATCTCCAGGAAGTTCATGCCTCTGGACCAGTGGCTTTACTTTGATGCCCTCGATTGTCTTCCGGAAGATGGGGAGCTCCTTCCCAGTCCTGAGGACTGTGCCCTG AGAGGCAGCCGCTATGATGGGCAAATTGCAGTGTTTGGGGCTGGTTTTCAGGAGAAACTGAGACGCCAGCACTACCTCCTG GTGGGCGCTGGTGCCATTGGTTGTGAGCTGCTCAAAGTCTTTGCCCTAGTGGGACTGGGGGCCGGGAACAGCGGGGGCTTGACTGTTGTTGACATGGACCACATAGAGCGCTCCAATCTCAGCCGTCAGTTCCTCTTCAGGTCCCAGGACGTTGGT AGACCCAAGGCAGAGGTGGCTGCAGCAGCTGCCCGGGGCCTGAACCCAGACTTACAGGTGATCCCGCTCACCTACCCACTGGATCCCACCACAGAGCACATCTATGGGGATAACTTTTTCTCCCGTGTGGATGGTGTGGCTGCTGCCCTGGACAGTTTCCAGGCCC GGCGCTATGTGGCTGCTCGTTGCACCCACTATCTGAAGCCACTGCTGGAGGCAGGCACATCGGGCACCTGGGGCAGTGCTACAGTATTCATGCCACATGTGACTGAGGCCTACAGAGCCCCTGCCTCAGCTGCAGCTTCTGAGGATGCCCCCTACCCTGTCTGTACCGTGCGGTACTTCCCTAGCACAGCCGAGCACACCCTGCAG TGGGCCCGGCATGAGTTTGAAGAACTCTTCCGACTGTCTGCAGAGACCATCAACCACCACCAACA GGCACACACTTCCCTGGCAGACATGGATGAGCCACAGACACTCACCTTACTGAAGCCAGTGCTTGGGGTCCTGAGAGTGCGTCCACAGAACTGGCAAGACTGTGTGGCGTGGGCTCTTGGCCACTGGAAACTCTGCTTTCATTATGGCATCAAACAGCTGCTGAGGCACTTCCCACCTAATAAA GTGCTTGAGGATGGAACTCCCTTCTGGTCAGGTCCCAAACAGTGTCCCCAGCCCTTGGAGTTTGACACCAACCAA GACACACACCTCCTCTACGTACTGGCAGCTGCCAACCTGTATGCCCAGATGCATGGGCTGCCTGGCTCACAGGACTGGACTGCACTCAGGGAGCTGCTGAAGCTGCTGCCACAGCCTGACCCCCAACAGATGGCCCCCATCTTTGCTAGTAATCTAGAGCTGGCTTCGGCTTCTGCTGAGTTTG gccctgagCAGCAGAAGGAACTGAACAAAGCCCTGGAAGTCTGGAGTGTGGGCCCTCCCCTGAAGCCTCTGATGTTTGAGAAG GATGATGACAGCAACTTCCATGTGGACTTTGTGGTAGCGGCAGCTAGCCTGAGATGTCAGAACTACGGGATTCCACCGGTCAACCGTGCCCAG AGCAAGCGAATTGTGGGCCAGATTATCCCAGCCATTGCCACCACTACAGCAGCTGTGGCAGGCCTGTTGGGCCTGGAGCTGTATAAGGTGGTGAGTGGGCCACGGCCTCGTAGTGCCTTTCGCCACAGCTACCTACATCTGGCTGAAAACTACCTCATCCGCTATATGCCTTTTGCCCCAGCCATCCAGACG TTCCATCACCTGAAGTGGACCTCTTGGGACCGTCTGAAGGTACCAGCTGGGCAGCCTGAGAGGACCCTGGAGTCGCTGCTGGCTCATCTTCAG GAGCAGCACGGGTTGAGGGTGAGGATCCTGCTGCACGGCTCAGCCCTGCTCTATGCGGCCGGATGGTCACCTGAAAAGCAGGCCCAGCACCTGCCCCTCAG GGTGACAGAACTGGTTCAGCAGCTGACAGGCCAGGCACCTGCTCCTGGGCAGCGGGTGTTGGTGCTAGAGCTGAGCTGTGAGGGTGACGACGAGGACACTGCCTTCCCACCTCTGCACTATGAGCTGTGA
- the INKA1 gene encoding PAK4-inhibitor INKA1 isoform 1 (isoform 1 is encoded by transcript variant 1) translates to MHSARLDSFLSQLRWELLCGRDTGSPSMPGPLQPTSQTGPDVQPSHQLRASGALEEDSVCCVEEEEEEEEEAVVTEDRDAALGGPREHALDWDSGFSEVSGSTWREEELPVSQRPAPSAQPLRRQCLSVSGLPMPSRAPVASVPPVHHPRPKSTPDACLEHWQGLEAEDWTAALLNRGRSRQPLVLGDNCFADLVHNWMELPETGSEGGDGGGHRARARPPQFLLGLSEQLRRRLARARRTAMAGKRLSCPPRPEPELPADVSRFAALMSCRSRQPIICNDVSYL, encoded by the exons ATGCACAGCGCTCGGCTTGACAGCTTCCTTAGCCAGCTCCGCTGGGAACTG TTGTGTGGTCGGGACACAGGCTCACCCTCAATGCCTGGTCCCCTGCAGCCAACCTCCCAAACTGGCCCAGATGTGCAGCCCAGCCACCAGCTTAGGGCCTCGGGTGCCTTGGAAGAGGACTCAGTCTGCtgtgtggaggaggaggaagaggaggaggaggaagcagtggTGACAGAAGACAGGGATGCAGCCTTGGGAGGCCCCAGGGAGCATGCCCTGGACTGGGACTCTGGCTTCTCGGAGGTGTCAGGCAGCACATGGCGAGAGGAAGAACTGCCTGTATCCCAGCGCCCAGCACCCTCAGCACAGCCCCTTCGTAGGCAGTGCCTCTCAGTCAGTGGCCTCCCCATGCCCAGCAGGGCCCCTGTAGCCAGTGTACCACCTGTCCACCATCCACGGCCCAAGTCCACCCCAGACGCCTGCCTGGAGCACTGGCAGGGACTGGAAGCAGAGGACTGGACAGCAGCCCTACTGAACAGGGGTCGCAGTCGCCAGCCCCTGGTACTAGGGGACAATTGCTTTGCTGACTTGGTGCACAACTGGATGGAGCTGCCTGAGACAGGGAGTGAAGGGGGTGACGGAGGTGGGCACCGTGCCCGTGCTCGGCCCCCTCAGTTCctgcttggcctctctgagcagctTCGGCGCCGGCTGGCCAGGGCTCGGCGGACAGCTATGGCAGGAAAGCGGCTGTCATGCCCACCTCGCCCAGAACCTGAACTGCCTGCGGATGTCTCACGCTTTGCAGCTCTCATGAGCTGTCGTAGCCGCCAGCCCATCATCTGCAATGATGTCAGCTACCTCTga